Proteins from one Xenorhabdus griffiniae genomic window:
- a CDS encoding type I polyketide synthase: protein MHKQNKNAENERFIEQWQACLQGLDTDNILILALLKKALGDVDAIRFNDMQSKRQLSWRQLLCSIVRVYRYLCELEVARGQRVVTISHNRWELLAIEFACQIKGAIYTPLYASYPEEIIAYCLSLTEPILVITETAEHVQSLPRNSSWHVITLEPSNVFTDFSTIDSDIHQVTEDKTVSDKGIGAELHSSLITDLRATQAEQAFCLMFTSGSSGKPKGVLLSQANILSQQQALKELWHFDGPQSFLSYLPWHHSFGGLFEKYTAIFSQAVLHIDNSRGVDIARLCANLSQLKPTRFFSVPKILTAVANKMKDSANFYHEVAPSLQMIFSAASKLSADIEDYFNRCDIQVVEGWGLTETSPCLTLKGLDSKEPNSVGRPLPNVTLRIDEETGEILAKGPNVMLGYYADEAATQRCFKQQWFRTGDLGKMVNGELVLLGRSDAVRKLSNGEKVSSDTIEQSLFAKTDIISHAIIEIEQRPYATALLFINPELRRQTLREDCTLQHSTRLREYILQILQQHNRQVTEISHKLIAVAITETPLSADKGEITPSFKVSQRTVRENYRAVLDALYDTDRSFNLNPACRSFLKVSENHPVSPIIFQDNLLTGSINWEGFIHIIGQVRGQNLSGDDTQRSLLDLGYNSLTIVQLAESLSQASGQVVTEIELFSSSSIHQLWQRLVTRTTGKTFCHANTTEQMLSGQDQADVAIIGYAGRFPGAEDCEQLWENLLAGKSMFSRCPDDRPFMATLLAEFAAKGTQLSGAFCNNIRQFNHRFFQINPKDARLMDPQHRLLLMVTWEAIEQANLSLDDLKESRTGVFIGISQNGYRQLLHDYQAETGEEGYPSSAINNQNSICANRLSYFLDLRGPSLVVDTLCSSSLVALHQARLSIERGECDTAIVGGVHLQLDMAHFREMSQLEVLSSDGMCRPFDAEANGTVLGEGAGVVILKRHDLAMRDKNDVKAILLASEVYHGGRSNGITAPDPLSQQKLLERCWTNAGIRASDIAYFETHGTGTRLGDPIELAGISACFHDQKMQAPCYLGAIKANIGHLEAAAGITGLIKLLLIDQHRIAPPVAAFSQLNPRISLAEGQLEIPTTIQPLPAEKSCLAVSAFGMGGTGAHVVIKSNGKPPFSDAEQISETLPCVLSGCDQAHLQAVATSLLTYVQQQVMQQKFVLMHFCQALAQRTVLPVVCTLGVNSAEQLIEQLSAIASGELVGYRASAANSQDNTTTLALVFAGQGTQSVAMAEQLYRHNVQFAQWLDHIDQLCSEIAHESGQPKVEVKHLLTEQVDEQTIHRTEFAQVILFAFEYALYQCLRPAIGHVDILLGHSLGEYVAACIANVFSLKEGLRIIIKRAQLMEASDPNGAMMMVNCSAEQLGTFMVVVKTDNGVEGGAGLTIAVENSETNTIISGSRSVLDHFQSQLERHGFHSRFISTNRAFHSPMMANAAHEFGVFLANIPLKAADIPILSNLTGQPETDCFATAEYWQQHMLGRVLFRHNLNKLTAMVGLKIIEIGPKSMIGALLDEAPQHHLALAYCPAQKNQQLNYGDLVAVLASEHLSGSPRDWLAMYAPFTPKPALLPARKLLTEDYWFTGTAIAPSLNGARQQKPDEHFNLTEREPLAIMQQQIDCMNAIFQAQSEIMKGM from the coding sequence ATGCATAAACAAAATAAAAATGCAGAGAATGAGCGTTTTATCGAGCAATGGCAAGCCTGCTTACAGGGGCTTGATACGGATAATATCCTTATTCTGGCGTTATTGAAAAAAGCACTTGGCGATGTTGATGCAATACGATTTAACGACATGCAATCTAAGCGTCAGCTAAGTTGGCGCCAATTACTGTGCAGCATTGTCCGCGTTTATCGTTACTTATGTGAGCTGGAGGTTGCACGTGGCCAACGGGTAGTGACAATTTCACATAATCGCTGGGAGTTATTGGCCATTGAGTTTGCTTGCCAGATTAAAGGGGCGATTTATACCCCACTGTATGCCAGTTATCCTGAAGAAATTATTGCCTATTGCCTGTCACTGACAGAACCCATTTTAGTTATTACTGAAACCGCGGAGCATGTGCAATCCTTGCCGCGGAATTCTTCGTGGCATGTCATCACATTGGAACCTTCCAACGTTTTTACCGATTTTTCCACCATTGATAGCGACATTCACCAAGTTACCGAGGATAAGACGGTCAGTGATAAGGGGATTGGGGCAGAGTTGCACAGTTCGCTGATTACAGATTTACGGGCGACACAGGCAGAGCAAGCTTTTTGCCTGATGTTCACTTCAGGCTCCAGTGGGAAACCCAAGGGGGTATTGCTTAGTCAGGCCAATATTCTTTCACAGCAACAAGCTCTGAAAGAGTTATGGCATTTCGATGGCCCGCAATCTTTTCTCAGTTATTTACCGTGGCACCATAGTTTTGGTGGCTTGTTTGAAAAATATACAGCTATTTTTAGTCAGGCCGTATTACATATTGATAACAGTCGGGGGGTGGATATTGCGCGGTTGTGCGCCAACCTAAGCCAGCTAAAGCCGACGCGGTTTTTCAGTGTACCGAAAATACTGACCGCGGTTGCCAATAAGATGAAGGATTCAGCGAATTTTTACCACGAGGTGGCTCCTTCATTGCAAATGATCTTTTCTGCGGCTTCCAAACTGTCTGCGGACATTGAAGATTATTTCAACCGTTGTGACATTCAGGTCGTTGAGGGTTGGGGGCTGACTGAGACAAGCCCTTGCCTGACACTCAAGGGATTAGACAGTAAAGAACCGAACAGTGTAGGCCGCCCTTTACCTAATGTGACACTCCGTATTGATGAAGAAACTGGGGAGATTTTGGCTAAGGGGCCGAATGTTATGCTGGGTTATTATGCTGATGAAGCTGCGACCCAGCGCTGTTTCAAGCAACAATGGTTCAGGACTGGCGATCTCGGCAAAATGGTTAATGGAGAACTGGTGCTATTGGGGCGGTCAGATGCAGTCAGGAAACTGTCCAATGGTGAAAAGGTTTCCAGTGATACTATCGAACAGAGTTTGTTTGCTAAGACCGATATTATTAGCCATGCCATTATTGAGATTGAGCAAAGGCCATACGCCACAGCGTTATTGTTTATCAATCCTGAGCTTCGTCGCCAGACGTTAAGAGAGGATTGTACACTCCAGCATTCAACACGTTTGCGGGAATATATCTTACAGATCTTGCAGCAACACAATCGTCAGGTGACGGAAATTTCCCACAAGTTGATAGCGGTTGCGATCACCGAAACACCGCTGTCTGCTGATAAAGGTGAAATCACGCCATCATTTAAAGTCTCCCAGCGTACCGTGCGGGAAAATTACCGTGCTGTGCTTGATGCACTATATGACACTGATAGATCTTTCAATTTAAATCCGGCATGTCGTTCATTTTTGAAAGTTTCAGAAAATCACCCTGTTTCGCCCATTATTTTCCAAGATAACCTACTGACAGGTTCTATTAATTGGGAAGGGTTTATACACATCATTGGTCAAGTCAGAGGACAAAATCTGTCAGGTGATGATACTCAGAGATCCTTGCTTGACCTTGGTTATAATTCATTGACGATAGTTCAATTGGCGGAGAGTTTAAGCCAGGCTAGCGGTCAAGTCGTCACAGAAATAGAGCTGTTCTCCAGTTCGTCAATCCATCAACTTTGGCAAAGATTAGTGACACGGACGACGGGGAAAACTTTCTGCCATGCCAATACCACAGAACAGATGCTGTCAGGACAGGATCAGGCCGATGTGGCGATCATCGGCTATGCAGGGCGTTTTCCCGGCGCTGAGGATTGTGAGCAGTTATGGGAAAACTTGCTTGCAGGCAAAAGTATGTTTAGTCGTTGCCCTGACGATCGCCCCTTTATGGCTACATTGCTGGCAGAATTTGCAGCCAAAGGCACCCAATTAAGTGGGGCATTTTGTAATAACATTCGTCAATTTAACCATCGCTTTTTTCAAATCAATCCCAAAGACGCCCGATTGATGGATCCCCAACACCGGTTATTGTTGATGGTGACATGGGAAGCCATTGAACAGGCTAATCTGAGCCTGGATGATTTGAAGGAGAGCCGAACAGGTGTATTTATCGGTATCAGCCAAAATGGCTATCGGCAATTGTTACATGATTACCAGGCCGAGACGGGGGAAGAGGGTTATCCGAGTAGTGCAATTAACAATCAGAATAGTATATGCGCCAATCGATTGTCATATTTTCTGGATTTAAGGGGACCTTCATTAGTTGTTGATACCTTGTGCTCATCATCATTGGTGGCATTGCATCAAGCGCGTTTGAGTATTGAAAGGGGAGAATGTGATACTGCCATTGTCGGAGGAGTGCATCTGCAATTGGATATGGCTCATTTTAGGGAAATGAGCCAGTTGGAAGTGTTATCCAGTGATGGAATGTGCCGCCCTTTTGATGCCGAGGCGAACGGAACTGTGCTGGGTGAGGGCGCAGGGGTGGTGATCCTTAAACGCCATGATCTTGCCATGCGTGATAAAAATGATGTCAAGGCAATCCTGCTGGCTTCCGAGGTTTATCATGGTGGCCGTAGTAACGGTATTACAGCACCAGATCCACTTTCACAACAAAAGTTATTGGAGCGGTGTTGGACGAACGCAGGCATAAGAGCGAGTGATATCGCTTATTTCGAAACACATGGCACTGGCACACGTTTGGGTGATCCTATCGAGCTGGCTGGAATTAGTGCTTGTTTTCATGACCAAAAAATGCAGGCTCCCTGTTATCTTGGGGCTATCAAAGCCAATATTGGCCACCTTGAAGCCGCCGCAGGTATTACCGGGTTGATCAAATTACTATTGATTGACCAGCACAGAATAGCGCCACCAGTGGCAGCATTTAGCCAATTGAATCCCCGGATCTCGCTGGCCGAAGGGCAACTGGAGATCCCTACGACAATACAACCGTTACCTGCTGAAAAAAGTTGTTTGGCTGTCAGTGCGTTTGGTATGGGAGGAACGGGGGCGCATGTAGTCATTAAAAGTAATGGCAAACCCCCTTTTTCTGATGCGGAACAAATAAGCGAAACGTTGCCTTGTGTGTTGAGTGGATGTGATCAAGCTCATCTCCAGGCTGTTGCCACCAGTTTATTAACTTATGTGCAACAGCAAGTGATGCAACAAAAATTTGTCCTAATGCATTTCTGTCAGGCGTTGGCTCAACGCACGGTGCTACCGGTTGTTTGTACTTTGGGGGTAAATAGTGCTGAACAATTGATTGAACAGTTATCTGCAATAGCCAGCGGGGAGCTTGTTGGTTATCGTGCCAGTGCAGCCAATAGCCAGGATAATACGACAACCCTGGCATTGGTTTTTGCCGGACAGGGAACCCAATCGGTGGCAATGGCGGAACAGTTGTATCGTCATAATGTGCAATTTGCACAGTGGCTCGATCACATCGATCAATTGTGTTCTGAAATAGCGCATGAAAGCGGGCAGCCAAAGGTGGAGGTAAAACATCTGCTGACTGAGCAGGTGGATGAACAGACGATCCATCGTACCGAATTTGCACAGGTGATTTTATTTGCTTTCGAGTATGCACTGTACCAATGCCTGCGCCCTGCTATCGGGCATGTCGATATTCTGCTTGGCCATAGTCTTGGCGAATATGTCGCGGCCTGTATAGCCAATGTATTTTCATTGAAAGAGGGGCTTAGGATCATCATTAAACGCGCCCAATTGATGGAGGCGAGTGATCCCAATGGTGCCATGATGATGGTGAACTGTTCAGCAGAGCAACTTGGCACCTTCATGGTGGTGGTTAAAACCGACAATGGCGTGGAGGGGGGCGCTGGCCTGACTATTGCTGTTGAAAATAGTGAAACCAATACAATTATCAGTGGCTCACGTAGTGTACTTGATCATTTCCAGTCGCAATTAGAGCGGCATGGTTTCCATTCTCGCTTTATCAGTACCAATAGGGCATTCCATTCTCCGATGATGGCAAATGCAGCCCACGAATTTGGAGTATTTCTCGCCAATATCCCCCTTAAGGCAGCAGATATACCCATTTTGTCTAATCTGACGGGGCAACCGGAAACAGATTGTTTCGCTACGGCAGAATATTGGCAACAGCATATGTTAGGTCGTGTACTGTTCCGTCATAACCTGAATAAATTAACTGCCATGGTTGGGCTGAAGATCATTGAGATTGGCCCCAAAAGTATGATCGGCGCGTTGCTCGATGAAGCTCCGCAACATCATCTGGCTTTAGCGTATTGTCCTGCCCAGAAAAACCAGCAGCTCAATTATGGTGATTTAGTAGCAGTGTTAGCCAGTGAGCATTTATCTGGTTCACCAAGAGATTGGCTGGCAATGTATGCGCCATTCACGCCGAAACCTGCCTTATTACCAGCAAGAAAATTATTGACAGAAGATTACTGGTTTACGGGAACTGCCATTGCGCCTTCATTGAATGGGGCAAGGCAACAAAAACCTGACGAACATTTCAACCTGACTGAGCGTGAGCCTCTCGCCATCATGCAACAACAAATTGACTGTATGAACGCTATCTTCCAGGCCCAATCAGAAATTATGAAGGGAATGTAA
- a CDS encoding aminotransferase class III-fold pyridoxal phosphate-dependent enzyme: protein MTQLPNEIKHSLQSWLQSELASEHVPTDTDFLALGIESLTLIRLKNNIKSQYGVDIGIGKFFKGLSTIDKVANFVSKQAQPASVDNLSNQPQTVSVPIPPIAEPEVQAHVLTPPTISLSPSVSPSAMMSNKQIVTSRENQTVISNNPGMEIKHGIMAAQLNAMQQLFQQQLAVLQYLGGGSAVPTTGDQPPAAVQRPDPTLISASSNLSSKESVVSEPLVTSGEKAKFTYKPVDIAEPVQCDAETTAFIQHYNAKTSASKAAIQKYRRVLCDNRNSIQFNSKLKELCYPIVGKTAKGAHFTDLNGNVFIDIAMGFGVNFFGHNPDFIQQALQKRLQRGFHLGPLDESGMVVADLIAEITGVERVAFTNSGTEAIMLACRVARAASGKRKIVIFNNAYHGHYTEILFMGGMREGEIFPQSSGIPEDLGRDIVILNYGEQQSLDYITAHGNEIAMVMVEPVQSRNINLRPKSFIQTLRKITAQQNVVLLFDEIITGFRYHPKGAQHYYQVKADLVTYGKVIGGGMPIGVLAGDAAIMDYLDGGFWQFGDASYPPNETTFFAGTFCKHPLAMAAAEATLLHMKTMGSALQTDLNDRTSGFVERLNALFTTANCGIEVANFGSLFKFSQKNTHELFFHNLLMNGVYTWEGRTCFLSTAHDDNVLNECFDAFEKTIEKISAKPRLLNVPVESKAPVNVVVPEFKMQKNLAMSSWYDPAASKSYNEFVQYVITDGLQLHRLNSTIEYLFNRHQQLRQVFCPETFKTVTGQFDHHAAIRTEPAIMDSPEQFLQWRQSCLDEEFALDRGPMFRVHVAQIDLALPLWSETPLAQHALNYSRVDMIFLVAHHAIVDGVSLDVLIDELVAVYHGTGDLPPACQYHDYLERLAAFKKTPDFIHQKSFWHKYLSGWQRDLANLPEPAPVVLTEEGNVLATGGFYLEKLSADLTAKILAYAAAQRATPYMLMYTVYSIFLGTVLKQSQFVMSTSVSGRNFDNFDNLVGLTTAMLPVRVNTCNGEQRFSEYLDLTCEQLLDIFSNQDVTIEDLTVQNCSLGHHSEMVNRYLNYDFNFSPRKLKLNESGSWSLLLDNPKRYIVGQLSLDVFQSEHDLYLHWEYAAQAYNKAQIKTLSGKLVQLLDYLINSPERDTLTLADIVTYLNSLDTPSIAIGPLRKDFLYKAPIHALFERQAADDPQACALIDASLKEGQRQLSFAELNRQANALAHHLLQQGLQPEEPVFISVRRGIPLAVSVLAVLKAGGVYVPIDKKLPLTQVEFLLSELTPRFALLDGDYGGLNDGNEVRNSDHISLLKTLSHVRYFNFYDEGMLLRQCGVASGDTALLQNPGKVIPAGQTAYITCTSGSTQNANNVMNSHGAIAHHCLMMKEYLAICSEDRMLQFTDLCWDIVLEELFPVWSAGGRVVFFGDTPPNTFADFNQLLIEQQITLADLPSTYWQGWVDSLEDPAINYPSHLRRILVGTEKVDPQTLKKWQKFVPEGVIFSNAYAQTETTITATDSVITRDTPVGETVPLGRPLANTGFYVLDESGKPVPRGEPGELYIGGPLVSKGYYGNDTLTATRYVVDPYIPAEICNQTAPLMYKTGDLVSMDEQGCLSFLGRTDFQIKVRGYRIEPTQLESTIGQWEEIEQVVLTTNSVIDPTIPVAETKLLCYVKTQADKAVQRELSERIRQFINCNFAHYMQPHRIIYLAEFPKTANGKVSIKQFPLPERTVPNDPLQYLNSAAGRLLMTHLRQRELDMGESFVASGGDSLTAIKILSALQKEHGVTLKLPEFMACPTLASLIEWIDSALVVNKEEVVSQTFVPDSHKQIAGRKEKPVLQARRRNKKGIVG, encoded by the coding sequence ATGACTCAATTGCCAAATGAAATTAAACACTCTCTGCAAAGTTGGTTACAGTCAGAATTAGCAAGTGAACATGTGCCTACCGATACTGACTTTTTGGCACTGGGTATTGAATCTCTCACATTGATTAGACTGAAAAACAATATTAAATCTCAATATGGTGTTGATATCGGTATTGGAAAGTTTTTTAAAGGATTATCGACTATTGATAAGGTCGCTAATTTTGTTAGCAAGCAGGCACAACCTGCCTCGGTTGATAACTTGAGCAATCAACCACAGACAGTATCTGTGCCGATACCGCCAATAGCAGAGCCGGAGGTACAAGCGCATGTTCTAACGCCTCCAACAATATCGTTATCACCCTCTGTATCTCCTTCGGCGATGATGTCTAACAAACAGATTGTTACTAGCCGCGAAAACCAGACTGTTATTAGCAATAACCCAGGCATGGAGATCAAACACGGCATTATGGCTGCCCAATTAAACGCCATGCAGCAATTATTCCAACAGCAGTTGGCAGTGTTGCAATATCTTGGGGGAGGAAGCGCTGTTCCGACGACTGGTGACCAGCCACCCGCCGCCGTTCAGCGACCAGATCCCACTTTAATTTCAGCATCAAGCAACCTTTCATCTAAAGAGAGTGTTGTTAGCGAGCCATTAGTGACATCTGGTGAAAAAGCCAAATTTACCTACAAACCCGTTGATATTGCCGAGCCTGTACAGTGTGATGCTGAAACGACGGCATTTATTCAGCATTACAACGCGAAAACCAGTGCATCAAAAGCGGCTATCCAGAAATATCGGAGGGTGCTCTGTGATAACCGCAACTCGATTCAGTTCAACAGTAAGCTCAAAGAATTGTGTTATCCGATTGTGGGAAAAACCGCAAAAGGAGCACATTTTACTGATCTGAACGGCAATGTCTTTATTGACATTGCGATGGGGTTTGGCGTCAACTTTTTTGGGCATAATCCTGATTTTATCCAACAGGCTTTACAAAAAAGGCTTCAACGTGGTTTTCATCTCGGGCCGCTTGATGAGTCTGGTATGGTTGTTGCGGATTTAATCGCTGAAATCACGGGTGTTGAGCGAGTGGCTTTCACTAATTCAGGCACCGAGGCCATTATGCTTGCCTGTCGCGTAGCCAGGGCTGCTAGCGGGAAAAGGAAGATCGTTATCTTCAATAATGCCTACCATGGTCACTATACGGAAATCCTCTTTATGGGAGGAATGAGAGAGGGAGAGATATTCCCTCAATCTAGCGGCATTCCTGAAGATTTGGGGCGGGATATAGTGATACTCAATTATGGCGAACAACAAAGCCTGGACTATATTACCGCTCACGGAAATGAAATTGCTATGGTCATGGTTGAACCCGTCCAATCGCGCAATATCAACCTACGGCCTAAATCTTTTATTCAGACGTTACGAAAAATCACGGCACAGCAGAATGTGGTATTGCTATTCGATGAAATCATTACTGGTTTTCGTTATCACCCAAAAGGGGCGCAACATTACTATCAGGTCAAGGCTGATTTGGTGACATATGGCAAAGTCATCGGGGGTGGTATGCCTATCGGTGTTTTGGCTGGCGATGCGGCAATAATGGATTACCTTGATGGTGGTTTCTGGCAATTTGGTGACGCGTCTTATCCACCCAATGAGACCACTTTTTTTGCCGGAACGTTTTGTAAACATCCGCTGGCGATGGCCGCAGCTGAGGCAACGTTATTACATATGAAAACGATGGGGTCTGCATTACAAACTGATTTGAATGACAGAACCTCAGGCTTTGTTGAGCGGCTCAATGCGTTGTTCACTACAGCAAATTGCGGTATAGAAGTTGCGAACTTTGGCTCATTATTCAAGTTCAGTCAGAAAAACACACACGAATTATTTTTCCATAACTTGTTAATGAATGGGGTTTATACTTGGGAAGGGCGTACCTGTTTCCTCTCTACAGCTCATGATGATAACGTGTTAAATGAATGTTTCGATGCTTTTGAAAAAACCATCGAGAAGATTTCTGCCAAACCCCGCTTGCTGAACGTACCTGTAGAATCAAAAGCGCCAGTGAACGTTGTCGTACCCGAATTTAAGATGCAGAAGAATTTGGCGATGTCCAGTTGGTACGATCCGGCGGCATCAAAATCTTACAATGAATTCGTTCAGTATGTGATCACTGATGGATTGCAGCTGCATCGTTTAAACAGCACTATTGAGTATTTGTTCAATCGTCACCAACAATTGCGCCAGGTTTTTTGTCCTGAAACCTTTAAAACGGTGACCGGCCAATTTGATCATCATGCCGCAATACGGACTGAACCGGCGATCATGGATTCACCAGAACAGTTTTTACAATGGCGGCAAAGTTGTCTGGATGAAGAGTTTGCGCTTGATCGTGGACCGATGTTTAGAGTGCATGTAGCACAGATTGATTTAGCTCTGCCATTATGGAGTGAAACACCTTTAGCACAACATGCACTTAACTATAGCCGTGTGGATATGATTTTTTTGGTCGCCCACCATGCTATTGTTGATGGTGTCTCTTTGGATGTATTAATTGATGAGCTGGTGGCTGTTTATCATGGCACCGGCGATTTGCCACCAGCCTGTCAGTATCATGATTATTTGGAGCGTCTGGCTGCATTCAAAAAGACCCCGGATTTTATTCACCAGAAATCATTTTGGCACAAGTACCTGTCTGGCTGGCAGAGGGATTTGGCAAATTTACCCGAACCGGCTCCTGTCGTGCTGACAGAAGAGGGGAATGTACTTGCGACGGGGGGATTTTATCTTGAGAAATTATCGGCTGACTTGACGGCTAAGATTTTGGCTTATGCGGCTGCACAGCGTGCGACTCCTTACATGCTGATGTATACCGTCTACTCTATTTTTTTGGGTACGGTACTCAAACAATCCCAATTTGTTATGTCTACTTCAGTATCCGGGCGTAACTTTGACAATTTCGACAATCTGGTGGGCTTGACGACGGCAATGTTGCCCGTTCGGGTAAATACTTGCAATGGTGAACAACGTTTCAGTGAGTATCTTGACCTTACTTGTGAACAATTGTTGGATATTTTTTCTAACCAGGATGTCACGATTGAAGATTTGACGGTGCAGAATTGTAGCCTGGGGCATCATTCGGAAATGGTAAACCGTTATCTTAATTACGACTTCAATTTCAGTCCCCGTAAACTTAAGCTTAATGAAAGTGGTAGTTGGTCTTTGTTACTGGATAACCCCAAACGCTACATTGTTGGTCAATTGTCTTTGGATGTATTTCAGAGCGAGCACGATCTGTATTTACATTGGGAATATGCAGCACAAGCCTACAACAAGGCGCAAATCAAAACGCTGTCAGGTAAACTGGTACAGTTACTGGATTATCTCATTAACTCTCCGGAGAGGGATACACTGACCCTGGCTGATATTGTCACTTATCTGAACTCGCTGGATACACCCTCTATTGCCATTGGGCCGTTGCGGAAGGATTTTCTGTACAAGGCACCAATCCATGCCTTGTTTGAACGGCAAGCCGCCGATGATCCACAGGCATGTGCATTAATCGATGCCAGTTTGAAAGAAGGACAGCGTCAGCTTTCATTTGCCGAATTGAACCGACAGGCAAATGCATTGGCACATCATTTGCTGCAACAAGGTTTACAGCCAGAAGAGCCTGTTTTTATCAGTGTACGTCGTGGGATACCCTTAGCCGTCTCGGTATTAGCAGTACTGAAAGCGGGGGGCGTGTACGTTCCTATTGATAAGAAGCTACCTCTTACCCAAGTCGAATTCTTGCTCTCAGAACTTACTCCGCGATTTGCCCTGCTCGATGGGGATTATGGAGGCTTAAATGATGGTAATGAGGTAAGAAACTCTGACCATATTTCGTTGCTGAAAACGCTATCTCATGTCCGGTATTTCAACTTTTACGATGAAGGGATGTTGCTGCGTCAATGTGGGGTTGCCTCGGGGGATACCGCGTTACTGCAAAATCCGGGAAAAGTAATACCTGCGGGGCAAACAGCCTATATTACCTGTACATCAGGAAGTACCCAAAATGCTAACAACGTGATGAACTCCCATGGGGCTATCGCCCATCACTGTTTGATGATGAAGGAATATCTAGCGATTTGTTCGGAAGATCGGATGCTTCAATTTACCGATTTGTGCTGGGATATTGTTCTTGAGGAACTTTTTCCTGTTTGGAGCGCAGGAGGCAGGGTTGTATTTTTCGGTGATACCCCGCCAAATACGTTTGCTGATTTCAACCAATTGCTGATTGAACAACAGATTACGTTGGCCGATTTACCGTCTACCTATTGGCAAGGATGGGTGGATAGTTTGGAAGATCCTGCCATAAATTACCCATCCCACTTACGGCGTATTTTAGTGGGAACTGAAAAAGTTGATCCACAGACGTTGAAAAAGTGGCAGAAATTTGTACCTGAAGGGGTAATTTTCTCCAATGCTTACGCCCAAACTGAAACCACTATTACCGCTACGGATTCAGTGATTACTAGGGATACACCGGTGGGAGAAACTGTGCCGCTTGGGAGGCCGCTCGCCAATACCGGATTTTATGTGCTGGATGAGTCAGGCAAACCAGTGCCACGCGGTGAGCCTGGTGAATTGTATATCGGTGGTCCGCTGGTATCTAAGGGATACTATGGCAATGACACTCTGACAGCCACCAGATATGTAGTTGATCCTTATATCCCTGCTGAAATTTGCAACCAGACAGCACCACTTATGTACAAAACCGGTGATTTGGTCAGCATGGATGAACAGGGATGTCTGTCTTTTCTTGGTCGAACAGATTTTCAGATCAAGGTACGAGGTTATCGCATTGAGCCAACCCAGCTGGAAAGTACCATTGGTCAGTGGGAAGAAATCGAACAAGTTGTACTGACGACAAACAGCGTGATTGATCCGACTATTCCTGTGGCAGAAACAAAATTGCTTTGTTATGTGAAAACCCAAGCCGACAAAGCGGTACAAAGAGAATTAAGTGAACGGATCCGGCAGTTCATCAACTGTAATTTTGCTCATTATATGCAACCACATCGCATTATCTATCTGGCTGAATTCCCTAAAACCGCTAACGGCAAAGTTTCGATAAAGCAGTTCCCTTTGCCGGAACGAACTGTACCCAATGACCCTTTACAGTATCTTAACAGTGCGGCGGGGCGTTTGCTGATGACTCATCTTAGGCAACGTGAACTGGATATGGGCGAAAGTTTCGTGGCGTCGGGCGGGGATTCGTTAACCGCGATCAAGATCTTATCTGCATTGCAAAAAGAGCATGGAGTCACTCTTAAGTTGCCGGAGTTTATGGCTTGTCCAACATTGGCTAGCCTGATCGAATGGATAGATTCAGCATTGGTTGTGAACAAAGAAGAGGTTGTATCACAAACATTCGTGCCGGATAGCCATAAGCAGATAGCAGGGCGAAAAGAAAAACCTGTATTACAGGCTCGTCGTCGTAACAAAAAGGGAATTGTTGGATGA